One Oncorhynchus gorbuscha isolate QuinsamMale2020 ecotype Even-year unplaced genomic scaffold, OgorEven_v1.0 Un_scaffold_722, whole genome shotgun sequence genomic region harbors:
- the LOC124019914 gene encoding cAMP-responsive element-binding protein-like 2, translating to MDDSKMVGGKVKKPGKRGRKPAKIDLKAKLERSRQSARECRARKKLRYQYLEELVSSKERAICALREELEMYKQWCTAMDQGKIPSEIKALLTGDEQKPPQSSSTKSSKNSNQS from the exons ATGGATGACAGCAAG ATGGTGGGAGGCAAAGTCAAGAAACCCGGTAAACGAGGCCGTAAACCCGCTAAGATTGATCTGAAAGCGAAGTTGGAGAGGAGCAGGCAGAGCGCCCGGGAGTGCCGAGCCAGGAAGAAGCTCCGGTATCAGTACCTGGAGGAACTCGTGTCCAGCAAGGAGAGGGCCATCTGCGCCCTGAGGGAGGAGCTGGAGATG TACAAGCAGTGGTGTACAGCCATGGACCAGGGGAAGATCCCGTCTGAGATAAAGGCCCTACTGACAGGAGATGAACAGAAGCCTCCTCAGAGCTCCTCCACCAAGAGCTCCAAGAACAGCAACCAGAGCTAA